The nucleotide sequence CTAATTGGTGCAGGAAGCATGAGCTAAACCCAAAAGGGGAAGATTTCTATTCTTTCTGTTTTTATTATTCTACGAATTATTGCATGAAATGCATTTTTAGCGTAATACATATGATATAGCAAAATGGTATAATCATCATATATTTTATTGCCGTAGTGCAGTATGATAAGCAGTTGTTAATTTGTTAGAATCATAAATCATTCACGTTTtgaaattttaagaaaatttcggttgaaaaatcattaaatcgGAAGTTTATCCAATAGTAACATATGGAATATGTGCAGAGATATTAGGTTCAGTTGAAAATTCATTTATTGAGTTTTAAATCTTTAAATTGGTGAAGGTCCTGGAGAATTGGGGACATGCATGGCTTAAAACTTTCATAAAGGTCTATCTAAATATTGCTGCAACTGTATTAATCATGAAATGTTTTGATTTATAAAGAGAACAAAGAAGCCAGAATGGCCGAAAGAGAAACTGAAAGGAAGAGGAAAATTAGACAGCGCACCAATTAAATTGGGTTGGGGGCGTGGAAGCACCACCTATCAAATACATAAAGTGTTCAGCCTTAATGCATTTATCACCAAAATATTTGACTCTTTTTGTCTAGTTGAACAGGGCATTTGTTACCATGGTATATTGCTAATACACATATGGGCACCTAAAAGGAATTGCTACAGGCCCTGTATAATCAAGGGAAGACATCACGTATTACAAGGAAGTGATTCATTCAAACTACATGTTGATTTCCcaatctacatcaaaatcagATTGTGATTTAGTAGAAAGTTAAAGAGTCATGTTTCACTCATTATCTAAATACTTTGGTCACCGTGAATATATGTTTAATTGTTTGATCTCGATCAGAGCCTTGTGTGTTCTTGATTTTGTACATGTTGGATAAAGACTTACCCATAAAGATTTTAACGTGATCAGGAGCTCTTAGCAGATACGAGTGTTTGTATTGTGCCCACCAAGGAAGTAAACACCTATGTAGGTGTGCGTTCCACGCTACTAGGAAAGCCATGTGCGATGGCGATACAGTATTTGAACATCACTTGGTTGCGGATCAAGATTTGAAATTCATGCTATTCATTGTCTAGATAAGTGAACTCATCAGAGCATGAACGAACCGATTAGATGAAGATGTTCGTATCATGATAATGGCAGGTTTTGTGGCGATAAGGGCTTCCAGGCCAGGAGCATGTTCAGACTTCGACCTCTATCGGAAACGAGAACCACTTAATTTCATTAAGGGTAAAATGAAGATTGGGGTTAGCTATTACTCCAGCGAAAACAAGTAAGAAAGTttagaatttttcttttttttcctatgATTGGATGTTCATCAACTTTTATATGGTGTGTCAAACTAGGCAATGCTACTCTTGAAATTTTGCTTAGTTGTTGTCAGAGAGCGAAAACCAATGCATTTGAACAATTCTGGGGGCATGAGTGTACTACCAGAATTAAGATCGAAACCCAAGATCGAAACCCAAGATCGAATGGGTTAAGACCGAATTAAGATCGAAAACCCAAGATTGAATTAATGGGTTAAGACCGAACTAAGATCGAAAACCCAAAACTGAATGGGTTAAGACCGAATTAAGATTGAAAACCCAATATCAAATGGGTTAAGACCGAACTAAGAtcgaaaacccaaaaccaagtggGTTAAGACCGAATTAAGATTGAAAACCCAATATCAAATGGGTTAAGACCGAACTAAGATCGAAAACCCAATATCAAATGGGTTAAGACCGAACTAAGATCGAGAACCCAATATCAAATGGGTTAAGACCAAATTAAGATCGGGAACTTAATATCAAATGGATTAAGACGAATTAAGATCGAGAACCCAAGATCGAATGGGTTAAGACCGAGTTAAGATCGAGAACCCAATATCAAATGGGTTAAGACCGAATTAAGATCGAGAACCCAATATCAAATGGATTAAGACAGAATTAAGATCGAAAGCCCAAGATCGAATGGGTTAAGACCGAACTAAGATCGATAAACCAAGATCAAATGGGTTAAGACCGAATTTAAATTGAAATCCAAGAACGAAGGTTAAATTATGATCATGGGATCGTAACCGAAGGCTAAATTATGACCAATTGATCGCATCTGAAGGATAATATATGACTTTGTAATAGCAACTAAAGGCTAAACTATGATTGTAGCCGAAGGCTAAACTCGTAATGAAATTTCAAGTCACATGATTTTTTGCAAAAGGAGTATTTTTCCTCTACAAACTAAGATGACATACATTTGCAGAGAAAAAAGGGGGCATCTGTGGGTGCAAAAAATAAGGCTAAAGCAAGCAGCCACTTCCTAAATTTGGGGGAGTGGAGCTAGAATAAAGGGGCTTGATCATGGAAGATGGAACATGGAGAAATAGAAGGAAAGTGGGACTTGGAGCCCAAGTATTTTATGCCTATAAAGGAACTAGAATCTGAGGAATGGGGGATTAGATGGCTTTACAATGTCTTGTAATTATTTTGAACAACGACTGACTTGAGCGTCGGAGTGTTTCCTTGCAGGTCCCCTCACTCTCATTGTTGACAAGCGAAGATAGTGTCCAAGGCTTCTCAACGTGTTCAAGATGTGTTCAAGATTACTTGTTGGAGGATTGGAGGATTTGAGGAACCGAATTTTTCCGCTCCAACagggtgtgttatccacacaccccattttacttctcacacaccctttgataatttctgtctgttgatcttcttcaattcatccgatccgacgaccgaaaattaaaaaggtgtgtgagaagtaaaatgggatgtgtggatatcacaccccttgttaaatcatgcttttcatttatgtattTCTATGATTAAAACATGCttttgaaggggtccactcaccgtaCACTGATGGTGTAAAGTTGTACCAAAAAGGTATAACGGAATCACCGTTAATAATTGTACCTATTCACATAAAGGAGTACCTTTAGTCAAACTCTATtcaacaattgaatttgggaaaacggacttcaAAAACGGGTTCAGGACATCGAAATTAGCCTGAGAGAGGTCCTGGACGAAACCCCGAAAAGTCAACTcaaaaagtcaacgttgaccgttgaCTGGTCAAAATCAAAGTCAACTCTGACAGTTGACCAAGTCAATGCTGACTGTTGACCTAGTCAACAGTTAGAGTCAACTGGTTAAAGTTGGACTGGGCTTGGATTGGGTTGTGCCGAATGGGCcttaagggttttgggtttaaaCTAAGGCTAAAGGGTTTGGGAAAGGGTTGAAAGCCCACTTTCTAATTGGCCCTAAGGCCTTAATTCCTAAAACAGAAATTTATTAAAACCTAaaaaggttttgggttgggtCACGGGCCTCAAGCCCTAAACATAATGGCCCGAAGGCCTTTTGGGtcctaaaacaaataaaactaaaattaaaaaggaaatggGTTAAGGTTTTGGGCTAGCCTCACCACACGGGCCTAAGGACCGCTTGACTTGGAACCGGCTTGCACGGCCTGGCGCACCAGAGAACACCGGAGCTTCTAGAGCTCCGGCCGACCACCAACCAcaaccctagactccgatctaggtaccaAAACGAAGTACAATACGAGGGGAGTGTTTTTATACCTTCCTTTCGCCTTGGAACGACCAGAGATGGCCAGAAAGTCCCTCGACGCCCACGGTTCGCCAGAAATGGGTGTGCCTACACCCGCCTTGATTTCATCCTAAAACCTCCCAAAATCACGAAATAAACTCAATTAAACCACATCTCACAAGATTCTAGGATGAAAAAGGGAAGAATTGAGGCTTACCTTTCTGGTTTTCTGTGTTCGCAGCAccggaaagagggagagagagaaggatgaGGAATGATGACGATGGTCTTCCTCGAGCACGAGTGTGTCTCTGTGCGTGGTGTCACTGGGCGAATTCGGtgaagagaaggagagagatatGAGGGAGTGAGGGTTtcgagagagaagggagagtgCAGAGAtatagagaagaaagagaggggGTCTCCCgctcgggggggggggggggggggaggacaGAGAGAAGTGAGGGGATAATTGGGGTGCCGCCATGTGGCAGCTTGAGAAAGAAAAGGAATCCAAAGTTTTAGATCCGGATTGGTAGTCAAAATAGGACCAAATAGATAGATTCATAACATTTTGGGGTAATtacataaatatattttaataaatggGGTTGGGTGTTACATAGTATGAgctcaaatataaaaaaaaaacctaataataatacatacacaTACATCAGCTTGTTGATTTGTAAGTTAAACAAGTCTAGCTAAttgaattaaacaaataaattactagcaaaaaaaaaaatgaaaacaaaaaactacaAACAAACGAATATGATTACCGAACAACCGGCATCTTAAACAGAAGGAGTCGTTAAATTTGTAGttgaagtttttcatttttttctacatgacatgtatgttgaGAAGAATGAACATATGTGCGTAGCTAGAGTTTAGAGTCACGGATAAAATTTTGTGATGAAGGTTTTATTGGCGTGCTTGATTTTCTTGGCAAAACAAAACTACCATTTGTAGTACCCGAGCCGGTGATGTTTTCAACGAACTGACAGTCTACAATCCAAAATCGGCATCCAGTGTGATTATCAGATATTGGGAAGTCGAATCCAAGGCAGTCACAGTTTTACCAACAAGTAGCCTTACAATCAGTATTACTACTACCAAACCAGTAGGGGTCTCGTGATGTATTAGTGATATTGCTTGGTTCAAAAGAACCATTTTTGAGCTCAAATTCACCACCAAATTCTTTCATACATTCACTCGGGCGGTCCTTTTTCACGCACCCTCCCTCAGTGTTATAGCCATCACATTTTTCTGCTTGTGCAACATCAAGTTGTACACGATACTCATACAGTGACCCAAAGGGGTACAACACCAACTCTTGTGGAGAGCCACCTTCTGCAGCAGTGTAAGTAACGTagtcttcattttcatttgaaaCAAAGCTAAATCTATATTTCATCATGGAATCATCGGATAATATATATTCAAATCTCCCATCTGATTTTAAGACTCCGCTAGTCCAAAAAATAACCCCTTTTCGCCTCAGTTTCAGATGCCCTTGGTTGGGGTCCCAATCAAGGGTGAAAGGCCCAGGAGCTGGGATGAAGATACCCAACCATGATGAAAGAGACCAAATGTGGCCGTTCCTATGGTTCACACCTAATTTCATACCAGGAAGAAAGGTATCAATGGGATAATCAAAACTTTGCCGCAGAAATACCCGGTTCATCGATCCGTCCACAGAATTCACCTGTTGTAGTACGACAAGATTGCCAGAATCCAAAAGGGTAGCCACAACACTAGTATTACTATTACTAGTATGTGGAGCCGAACAAACCACAATAGGATCTTGATCTTCATCTGTTTGGGAAATCTTCAATGTATTGTTGAAGTCCAATGTAAGTAGTGGGGATGAAGGGTATAAAACAGGCGAGTCTCGGTTGCCAATCCATGCTCCATTTGCAGTTGCAGAATCTCCGTGATGATAGCTAGAAAGCTACAGTTGGAACCATCTATGTTATTTACAATAAAAGACAAAGTGAAATTGCCCCATGCAGAGACCAAGGAACTTGAGGAATTGAGAGTATCACCTTGTTTCAGCGTGTCTCTTCCATCATGGGAACTCCACAGGCATGCAAAAATGATCAGGAAAACTAAGTTGATGATAGCCATGATCAACGAGCACGAGGCTGGTGTTAAAATATATTGATGTATTAATGTTGTTGGGGTTTTATGATAAAGCCACATTCGTCAAAGCATGGCTGTGCAAGTAATATTTGTTAGACCGAGTCAATCTTATCCCAAACTAAGCTCTGCAACAAACTCTTCATAGGATAAGATTGCTAGGTCCGGTTTCAGTTTTGAATAATTCAAAGATAAGCTGTTgtgattttgtatttttgaatTCAAAGTTATCCGTGTAAATAGGGTATTCAAAACCCTACTTGTAATCTGAAAGTATTGTATAAATACACTGCGACCCATCGTTATATGGGTGTGCAATCAAAAGCTGAAAACCCTAGTGCTCTAAGTTTTACATGGTATTGAGCCCTACAGTCTAATGACAAAcgatccaatttttttttccacccaTTGTCGCTTCCATGGCTGCCACCAACAACACCAACAACACTAACTCCACCACTCACATCAATCCTTCCCCCCTACCCACTGCTCATTCCTCCATCACCTCTATGACTAGTGTGGTTAATATCAAACTTGACCGCTCGAATTATCCGCTTTGGCTCGCTCAGATTTTGCATGTTCTCAAGAGCCGTGACCTGATGGGTTACGTTGATGGCTCCATTGTGTGTCCTCCTAAGACTCTGGCTGGCACCACTGACGTTAACCCAGCCTACATGACTTGGATTCAACATGATCAGATGATTCTCAGTTGGATCAACAGCTCTCTCACTGCTTCTGTTTTGTCGACAGTAGCAAGCAAACGCACGTGCCGTGCAACCTGGGAAGCATTGGAACAGTAGTATGCATCAACTTCCCAGAATCGTATATTGTTTCTGCGTACAGAACTGCTGTAGACGAAGAAAGGTGACCTCTCTGTAGCTGACTACTTGGATCGTATGAATGCGATCGCCGACAACCTTGCTCTGGCCGGACAACCAGTAAGTGATGATGAACTGGttcaaattattttaaataatcttGGTCCTGCATTCGAGATGACTGTGAATGCAGCACAAGCTTGTGATACTCCAATCACTTATCCAACACTTGAAGCTCTTCTGCTGACAACGGAGAGACGGATGACGGAGCAAGCTGTGTTGACTGAAACTGCTCCGATCAATGCTTTTGTAGCGTCACGAGGCCATGGTGGTCGCTCTCGTGGCAATGGACATGGAGGCTCTCCGTTCAATCGTGGTGGTGCCATCAACAATGGCAATCAACGAGTTGGTATTCCTCGCAACAACAACAATCAATGTGGTGGTGCATCTGCAAGTACTGGTGACCGGTGCAACCTTTCTGGAGAACGCATCAAATGCCAAATTTGTGGCAAACCTGGCCATCCGGCTCTGGACTGTTACCAGCGGATGAATACAGCTTATGAAGGACGCATCCCCACCAATCGTCTTGCTGCCATGGCGTATTCTCAAGTGATGCCTAATAATGGAAATTGGCTTCTTGACACGGGTGCCAATGCTCATGTCACCCCAGACCTTCAGAATCTTGCAAATCCAAAAGAATACACTGGTAATGACAACATTGGTGGAGTAGGTAATGGTTCTCAACTTTCCATTGCACATTCTGGTtcgaatcaaatttcaactaaGTCTTGCTCATTTAACCTCCATGACATTTTACATTGTCCATCCGCATCCACTAATATCATTTCGGCACACAGATTCACCCTAGATAACCATTGCTACATACTAATATTTCCTTATTTCTTCCTTGTTAAGGACCTCAAAACCCGGAAGACACTTTTCCGCGGGAGATGTGAGAATGGATTGTATCCATTTCCTGGTGGTGGTGGATTGTCCAACTATCCTATTTCAGTGTGTGTCGGTGTTAGAGTCTCACCTCAGAAATGGCATTTATGTCTTGGTCATCCTGCTTAGtcaattattaaattttttattacaaataacCAAGTACCATTATCTGGTACAAGTACTGTAACGTTTTGTGACTCTTGTCCATTAGGCAAAAGCACTAAACTTCCCTTTAGCAAGTTTGTGTCCGTGTCTTATTGTCCATTAGAAATTTTGCATTCTGATGTTTGGAGTTCACCTATTATTTCTAATGAAGGTTTTCGTTATTACTTGTTGTTTGTGGATGACTACTCACGATATTTGTGGATCTTTCCCATGAAAAATAAATCTGAAGTGTTTGGAATTTTTGTGCCATTTAAAACACATGTTGAAAAAATGTTTAACAAATCTATTAAAGCTCTTCAATGTGATGAAGGTGGTGAATACATGAGTCGCGATTTCAAAACTTTTCTTGCTACACATGGGATTTCCCAACGTTTTTCGTGTCCAAAACATCCTGAACAAAATGGAATTGCCGAACAAAAGCATCGTCATATAGTTGAAACAAGTGTTACAATGCTTTCTCATGCTCATATGCCTTAAAAATTTTGGTTCGATGCATGTTCCACAACTGTTTATATTATAAACAGGCTTCCAACAAAGGTTTTATCTAACGTGTCTCCCTATGAAAAATTGTTTCAAAAGAATCCAAAATATGAGGCATTTAAAGTGTTTGGTTCAAAATGTTTTCCACTGTTGACTCCTTATACACGGCATAAACTTCAACCAAAGTCCAAACCATGTGTTTTCTTTGGATATTCACTGAATCATGAAGGATACAAGTGCTTGGACTTATCCACGAGACGCATTTACGTGTCTCGCCATGTTTTATTTGATGAGGATTCCTTTCCTTTCAAGGAACTTGCATCTCCCAATGACGACGTCACTATCACAGGTACACCTTTGACCCCTGACTTGATTTTAACCACAACACCCTCATCAATCTTGGTACCTTCCATATCTTCACCAAATCTTGTCGAATCTCACCCTAGCCTCAACCACCAGCCTGAGTCAAACTTGGTGTCTAGTGATCAGCCACATATCACGCCAACTTTTACTCCCCAGCAAACTGTTTCAAATTTGGACCTTACTCCTCCTCCACCTATCACTACCATCCCTTGTTTAAATAGGACACCTCAACCTAGTTCAACATTAGGTCCCACCAATGAGCAAGACTTGGTTCACATTCCATCCGTGCAAAGTTCTCAGAATCCTTCTCATTCATCAAATTTATCTACCACATCATCTTCCATACGAGAGACTACTCTCCCCCACTCAATAACAACAAGGTCAAAATCTGGGATTCAAAAGCCAAATCCAAAATACGCTTTGCATGCAATCGCTGACTCCAAGTTTGTTGAGCCGTCTTGTTTTAGTCAGGCTATTAAATATCCAGAATGGAGGGCAGCAATGGCACAAGAGTTCAGTGCTTTGCAAAGGTGTGGAACGTGGACGCTTGTTCCTTATTGTCATTGAATGAACCTGCTGCCAAACAAATAGGTGTTTAAAATAAAGAGACGTGCAGATGGTTCTCTCGAATGTCACAAGGCTCGACTTGTGGCTAATGGTTACCATCAGCAATTCGAAATGGATTATAATGAAACATTTAGTCCAGTCGTGAAACACAGCACCATTcggcttgttttgagtcttgcaGTGTCGAAAAAGTGGACGGTGTGACAGTTGGATGTACAGAATGCATTCTTGCATGGCTATTTGGATGAGGATGTGTACATGAAACAACTGCTAGGTTTTCTTGATCAGCAGTATCCCAATTATGTGTGTAAATTGCAGAGAAGTTTGTATGGATTAAAACAGGCTCCCAGAGCCTTGTTTCGAAGATTCTCGGATTATCTGCTTCAACTTGGGTTTGAAGAATCATTATGTGATTATTCATTGTTCGTGTTTAATCAACGAGGCGTTTACTTGATcttacttatctatgtggatgacattcTTCTTACAGGCAATAATGATAAACAAATGCAATGGTTGATAGAGAAGCTTGGCACTTTGTTTTCTATGAAGGACTTAGGTCCTTTAAGTTATTTTTTGGGTGTCGAGGTTACTTATTCTGGGGAGAATATGCATCTTACACAGTCCAAGTATGCGTTGGATCTGCTGGAGCGCACCAAGTTTACTGCTGTCAAACCAGTATCCACTCATGTACCTGCGGGACAAAAGCTTAGTCAGTATGTTGTTGAACCTTATTCTAATCCCGAACAATATCGAACGGTTATTGGAGCGTTACAATACTTGACAATCACCATACCCGATCTTTCTTATGCTGTGAACCAGGTTTGCCAGTTCATGCATATGCCTCGAACTACACATTGGACGGCGGTTAAGAGGATTTTGCGGTATTTAAAGGCCACACATGATCACGGTCTTGTCTACAAACCTGGTGATGTTCGATTAAATGCTTTCTCTGATGCTGATTATGCGGGAAATCCGGACACACGTCATTCAACTGGTGGCTTCTGTATCTATTTGGGCACGAATTTGATTTCCTGGAGTTCAAAGAAACAGAAGACTGTCTCAAGATCTAGCACAGAGGCTGAGTATAGGCAGCTTGCTTATACTGCCGCTGAGTTGTCATGGTTAGGAAGTTTGTTTTGAGATCTCCATCTCTATCTTCCACGGCCGCAGATATGGTGTGATAATGTTTCGTCCATTGCTTTGGCTTCCAATCCAGTTTTCCATGCACGGACGAAACACTTGGAAGTGGACTACCATTATGTACGCGAAAAGGTGGTCCGTGGATAGCTTTTGGTTCATTTTATTTGCTCCCAAGACCAGATTGCCGATTTGTTCACCAAGGGTCTTTCCTCTTCACGCTTCAACTTGTTAGTTTCCAAGCTTCCCGTCGTTGCTCGACCTATCAGCTTGTGGGGGGATGTTAGACCGAGTCAATCTTATCCCAAACTAAGCTCTGCAACAAACTCTTCATAGGATAAGATTGCTAGGTCCGGTTTCAGTTTTGAATAATTCAAAGATAAGCTGTTgtgattttgtatttttgaatTCAAAGTTATCCGTGTAAATAGGGTATTCAAAACCCTACTTGTAATCTGAAAGTATTGTATAAATACACTGTGACCCATCGTTATATGGGTGTGCAATCAAAAGCTGAAAACCCTAGTGCTCTAAGTTTTACAATATTCACCGACTAAAAGAGAAGACTAATCTCCACCACGGAAAAGAACCGTGCAAGATAAGGTTGAAGATATATCTCAACACATTGATGGGACAATGGACATTACAAAGTAAAAGAGAAAGAATGTATACGTGCAAAGCAAAAGGTTTTGTTCCtaatgttg is from Malus sylvestris chromosome 5, drMalSylv7.2, whole genome shotgun sequence and encodes:
- the LOC126622828 gene encoding uncharacterized mitochondrial protein AtMg00810-like, which gives rise to MDYNETFSPVVKHSTIRLVLSLAVSKKWTRSLYGLKQAPRALFRRFSDYLLQLGFEESLCDYSLFVFNQRGVYLILLIYVDDILLTGNNDKQMQWLIEKLGTLFSMKDLGPLSYFLGVEVTYSGENMHLTQSKYALDLLERTKFTAVKPVSTHVPAGQKLSQYVVEPYSNPEQYRTVIGALQYLTITIPDLSYAVNQVCQFMHMPRTTHWTAVKRILRYLKATHDHGLVYKPGDVRLNAFSDADYAGNPDTRHSTGGFCIYLGTNLISWSSKKQKTVSRSSTEAEYRQLAYTAAELSWLGSLF